One window from the genome of Bacillus rossius redtenbacheri isolate Brsri chromosome 17, Brsri_v3, whole genome shotgun sequence encodes:
- the LOC134540607 gene encoding uncharacterized protein LOC134540607 produces the protein MGLQEGAVIALSRSSPLHNHEPDLSIKESYKLRAVLKARSKMETTSLREIFFSEAKRNSDGADKNPYATVRRCMERARRELFPPITEDLREFCNILDGRTWADLYSPNHEKQLAHKVVETDNGQITAIVFANDTFLQFLSENPTERREVSFDATFKVVPRRPSGFCQLMTAVVYFQDIGFPIFFALMTKRTQEAYVAVLDIFHQKTSAWEIVAVSSDFEKGLVNAIITRYPNAEFHGCWYHYCQVSKLFCHELTLLLF, from the exons ATGGGTCTTCAGGAAGGCGCAGTTATTGCTCTGTCCAGAAGCAGTCCACTGCACAACCATGAACCGGACCTGAGCATTAAAGAATCATACAAACTGCGTGCAGTTCTTAAGGCAAGATCAAAAATGGAAACCACCTCTCTTCGCGAAATCTTTTTTTCCGAGGCGAAAAG AAATTCTGATGGTGCAGATAAAAATCCTTATGCAACAGTGCGGAGGTGTATGGAAAGAGCAAGACGTGAGCTATTTCCACCAATTACGGAGGATTTGCGGGAGTTCTGCAATATTTTGGACGGCAGAACCTGGGCAGATCTGTACAGCCCCAACCACGAAAAACAACTTGCCCACAAAGTCGTAGAAACTGACAATGGACAAATCACTGCAATTGTTTTTGCTAATGATACCTTCCTTCAATTCCTTTCGGAAAATCCAACCGAACGTCGTGAGGTATCATTTGACGCTACCTTCAAAGTAGTCCCCCGAAGGCCGAGCGGCTTTTGTCAACTGATGACAGCGGTGGTATACTTTCAAGACATA GGATTTCCGATTTTCTTCGCCTTGATGACCAAACGGACTCAAGAAGCATACGTTGCTGTCTTAGACATATTCCATCAGAAGACATCTGCTTGGGAAATTGTGGCTGTATCGTCAGATTTTGAAAAAGGACTTGTTAATGCCATTATAACCAGATATCCGAATGCAGAGTTCCATGGGTGTTGGTACCATTACTGCCAGGTAAGTAAGTTATTCTGTCATGAACTAACTCTTCTTCTTTTTTAG